A stretch of DNA from Cannabis sativa cultivar Pink pepper isolate KNU-18-1 chromosome X, ASM2916894v1, whole genome shotgun sequence:
tcaaaataatctcatatttaataaaatatgctcagttaaatattattatattttctaagATATTACATGTACAGTGTGTCCAGTCCAACATGGCACTTAACACCTAAAATGGACGAAAATGTTAAATTACTAACAGAATACGAGTATTGGGGGTTTTACCGCCCAAATTTGGGTTTTGGGGGTTAAGTGAAACCAAAATGAAAGTTTTAGGGATTTTGCCGCCATTCTTTTTGTtatttgaatgttattttgttgttgttttgatattaaatatatttatttatttatatactttttatttattatatatatttattttattattgtataaatttaatgtggtttaaagttagttgttattgtaataaaattaattagttattttattttaatttaggtaaaattataaaaacaatgcatgaaaaaaaaattgggggAAAATATAGATTTTTCTACCATTAATggtgaaaaaaaatatgtatttttttctcttttttttttttgcattctcgacggttttaaaccgtcgggaagTCCACATTAGCGATGGTTTTTAACCGTCGCCTATTTTGCCCATTTTGCGACGGTCGTATAGGCGACTGTTATAGAAACCGACGGGAATACTTTAAACGACTGTTTAAAAACGTCAGAAAAAactatttttgtagtagtgatgggtaatgacctactcctctTTAGTTGTATTACTTGTGAGATAATATTGGGCAAATCACCAAGGAAGACAAGGTGGTTTCTAGCTATGTCTCTCGAAGTGTTTACATATATCTCTCAGCAAAGTGTTCTCAGATGCGTAAGTATGAGTATagctctctctctatttttcggTCCCCTCCCCTTGTGAATGctctcactatttatagggggaGAGTTGTTACATATGGCTCTATAAAAGGAGTAAACAGAATAGTAAACATCCCTATTTTTTAGGATACACTTATGATATGATAAAGCTCCTATTTTCTCGGATAGATTTGTTGGTTCCGAGTTCGTAGGGTTTAGTTGTTGATATTTTTGGAAGCTTGCTAAGGGCAAAATCAAGGATTGCATATCTCTGTTCAGCATCCCTGGCAATGCTAGATCTGATCGGCATGTTGGTCATCCGGTCAGATCCCTTAATACTTGGCTCCCATTTTATCTGGTCGACAGGTTAAGTATCCGGCCATATTCTGCAGAGGACATTTTGGCCAACTCATGAATGTTCCCCTTATGTAGATCTGCCAGGTATGTTTCTACCCGGAGGTTCCCTGCTAGGTCAATGAGATGGTTGTATTAGGGGTGTACATCGGTCAGTTTGGTCGGGTTATAGTGTATTTTTATCAACCCAATATAAATTTCGGgttataaatatctaattgtAACCCGtccaatgaaaaaataaaacaagtgtAACCCACCCAATGATTTTCGtcagtttggtcgggttaacccgttcAAACcgatctttattttttattctcttcattattgttagtttttggtgttcaaataattgatttgaaaaaataaatgtatagtATACACCTTTTAAGATTAAAAgggttataatttaaattaatgttaaaaaataaatataaattgaataaatattaaagtattaaacaatatttttcaaaaaatagaataaaaaaaatatatattcatatgtaaattctaaatttcaacttcaatattcaaatacaatcaaaattatCAACTATAAATtccaaatttcaaattaaacactataaaatacaaactttaaatgtAAAATAGTTTAACTATTAAACATAATTTATCTATTATAATATagataattttagtaaaaattaTGTAAATCGGTTTATTCGAGTTATTTGGGCGGGTTAGAATAATATTCAACCCAgcgaatatatttattgggcggtttgaattttttgtaaagttattcgggttgtatttttttttcagtttattcGGTTTGGTTTAGGCGGTTTATTCGGATCGGGTTAGGGCCGGCAAAACGTGTCAAACACAATGACACGACTCGAAACCCGTACGAGAGTTAGCGGGTTTGGGTTTGCCTTAAATGGGTTCGAATCATGTTCGGGTTGACTCGTCTAACCCGTTTAATAAATAGGTCGTGTTCGGGTTGACACGGCTAACACGAAATTGTCCCGTTAATGAcctatttaaagttattttagtaCTTTAACATGTCATAAAAGGGTTACAAACATGTTGAATACTTCATTAACGTGTTATTGATTGATATGTTTAAACAAAATATACTTATAAACGGGTTACACGAGTCGTGTCGTGTCAACCCGTTTATAAACGGGTCGTGTTCGGGTTTCATTTTTTTGATACGATTATTAAAAGGGTCGTGTTCGGGTCGAGCATGTACCTGTTATACATGAGTCTCGACACAACACGAACACGACCCGCGAACACGAATTGCCACCCCTAAGTCGGgtggtttgtaaatttttttgaacAGTCCTAGATTGTACTGTGCAACGTGTAAAGGCCACGCCAgtgtaaattttgaaataacaactgccattaaaaaaaaatatttaaatatattctgCATGTATTTTCGgatataaaaattaactaaataattataataagagcTTGACCATACTTATTCACAATTTTCCTAAACTAaattatatattgcatttttttCTCCGCAAAGTACTTAAATATTGGTTGGTGTCGAAAATTAGGACTTGAAAACCATAAATCAAATTTTAAACTAGTGAAAGCCCAACTCTGGTTTCGTGTTGTTGGTTGCCGCCGCATCTCTGACTCTTGAATTTGACTTCGTCTTCTTCTGAGTGAAACTACTCTCTCTCAGAAACCTACCGTAGTAGAAGAAGAAAAGCAAAGCATGAAGTTTTCGGTTAAGGCTTGGAGTACTGGAAAAGCAAGGACAGGGATACTCCAACTGGGAAATTGCCCTGCTTCTATACAAACCCCTGCTCTTCTCCTCTCCACACGTAAAGGGCTTCCTCATTTTATTCCCCCTGACCTTCTTCCTTCTCTTCCTTTCCCTCATTCCCATCTCCTCCAAGTTAGCCCACTTCACTTGTGAGTCTTAAAAACTTTAACTTCATACCCTTTTGTTCTTTCATTGTTTACAACTGCTTTTGTTGTTATGTGAGTGCAGTTCAAGTGTTTGTGAAATTGTTTCTGAGAGACAAGATAGATAGGCATTGCcattaaaaattgaattttttgtaTGCCCACTTGATTGATTACATGCTACTTTGCAGTCCAacatagaaaatgaaaaaaccaACTGTTAGAATGCGGAAAAGTGGTTGAGAAAGTAGGATAGGGTGAGGTGTATGAGTTATTTTTGGCTCGCTATGAAAGTAGGATTGAGTGAGGTATATGGTAAGATTTATAGGATTCTATGTCAAAACTTGCGAACTAGAGGAGTAGCACGTGCATTTTATATATGGTATTAAGTTCCCACACATTATTAATGCGGGACTTTCTAACACCAACGATGCAATTAACTGGGTTTGTAACTGTAGGgatgtatattttattgtttgttattgAATGATTAGCTGAGAGTGAATGGTGTGTTGTATTGCTTGCTTATGCAGCCTGGAAGGTCTATCACCAAAAACAATATCAAGTCTCGGAGGATTGAACCAGATGCTTGGTTTGCCAGACTATGCATTTGCTGCTGTAGCCAGGGACTCTATGCAAAGTCTTCCTGAATATAATTCCACTAATAAAATTGGAGCATCTTTTCAGACTCGTTGTGGTCGATTTTTGGTAattggcacttgttgcttctTGAATGCATTTAATTTCATTGTGTATTTTGTCCTGAAGTTGCAAAATCTTAATATTCTTGCAGATTAAACCTGTAGATTATGTTGAAATGATAAGTTGCATGAGGCCTAATGTATGGGCCACTTTGGCAGATGAAGTTCCTGCATGGGTGCCAGAGAAGAGAAACAAGACCTCTGTGGATCGAACTGTGAGATGGCTCGATGAATGCATTGTGTTAAGCTCGGTAAAGGGCTCTAAATGTTTTATCTCAGTTCACCTTTTGTTTAGTTccagtttataaatagaaagggCAATGATTGTAGATGTTCATACACAGTGTTCAAAGGACAGATTAGTTGGGAGTAAGACTTAGTTGAAACTGTGGGCAACAGAAAAGtttctttatgtttttttttttttttggttagatGTGGTTGATATGGAAATctttaataaaatttagaatGTAGGCAGGTGGAGCTATTCTTGGATCCATTGTTGGAGGCTCTGATGTGGAAGAACGCGAACGTTGTGCACAAGAGGTAGCCAGGAGAAGTGTATCAGGTTCCAACTTTTCTAGCTTTTGGAAATAAGTTACTTAAGAGATTACTCAACTTTTTGAATTATCATATTCTATGTTACATAATTCTAAGAAATAATTAGTAGCTGTTGGTTTTAATGATAatctaattttgaaaaaaaatcatgttaATAACATTACAATTATATCATGATGCCATATTTTGATTGCATAGTAACCTGCTCTTATTAGTTTTTGTAGTTAGCTTATCTATAAAGTACACATAATTGTGCTGCGTATAATTGAGAAGATATTTAGACATTTTACATGTTAATTTCTTAGTTAAACGTTATTGAGGTTCAGAACTAGTTACAACAACAAGCACTTTCCTTGGTCACAAAAGGGTATTTTCCAATGAGGCATCTTAAAGGAGTTTGACTAAATAACCTTAATTTCCTAACCATAATATTAGAATCTTCTGctgatatttttttagttttttctcaTTTAAGCTGTCATTCTTTTATGTTATGCAATCTTTTTCACTGTAAACTGATCTTGATTATTTTCCCCTGCAGGCTATTTGATTGGAGGATTTGGACTTGGAGAGAGCATAGAGGAGCGCCCTGCTCTTCTCAACGCTGTTACTGTATGACTCATTTCATACACTCAATTTCCGTGAACATTTTCAATACATGACAGTTTGTGTTTAAATTAACTGTTAACTGTAATTTTAACGTGGAGTTATATACTTCTAATACTTCTACAACATGGTCAGGATATGCTACAAGAGGAGAAGCCTCGTTTCGTCTGTGGGCTTGGCCTTCCAGGTACAAAGTTCAATGCTTTCTAATATAGAATTGTTGCTTTTCCACATTACAGCAGCAGACTTGAATTCCGTACTAGCAAGGCATTCATTATGGTTTGAAGAAATATGCACTATTTTTTTGGAGAGTTTAGTCTGTAATAGTATTCACTATTTACTCAGTTTGTGATATTTCATTTTAGACTTGTGATTTCATCCATATGGGATAACCTATTTTGCAACTTTATTTGTGTTAAGGAGTTCATAAATTGTCACCAAATAAATAttgttttttaatatttcagAGGAGGTTTTGCAGGGAGTTGCTGCTGGCATCGATCTTTTCGACTCTGAGTATGTTTGTCCTTTCTACTGCATATCATTTTACATTTTCATGTTTCTTTCTGCTGCTAACTTGGCCAAACTCCGATGATGTAAATGACTGTTTTGCAGGTATATTTACCATCTTACACTTGGAGGCATTGCACTTACATTTCCACCTTCTGGAGTTGAGATTAATGCTTCTGAATTTCAGCCTAGTTATATTGGAATTGAACagaccaaaattaatttaagagcAACAATATACAGGTAATGAAACTTCACATTTCTACTTTCAAAGTTTCATTAGGATCCAAACAACCTGCTTCCAAAAGTTGTATGTTTTTGACAGCTGATTATGAAAATATGAACATAAAGGAGGATTAGTAAATGTAACTGAAATATCTATGCTGATACAGTTTTTGGTGTTATTTGACAGTATAAAATTATAGATTCATATTTGGttatacatttatatgtatatatatcatataaacaTTGCATTGGTACATGTTTGTGATTCAGGAAAGACACATCACCAATTTTTGAGAACTGCGGGTGTTATACATGCCAGAATCACACAAGAGCTTACATCAATCACCTGCTCAATGTACACGAAATGCTTGCTCATATTCTGCTAGAAATGTACAATGGCCTCTTCTGTTCTTGTCCCTCTAACTTCAATCAATGCTTTTGAATTTAAGTTTTTAACTTTAACATATGTAAATTATTTTGCTGTTGATTGATGCTGCAGACATAACACTCATCATTATCTGAGTTTCTTCAAGTCCATAAGAGAAGCAATCGAAGCTGGTGAGTTTGACAAATTTCGACACAGATTTATCGAGAGTAGGTGTGAATCTGATGATCATCCTGCTGTAGCTGTTGCTGCTTGCGTTTGAGCAGCACTGGTCATGATATCCGAGCATGAATAAgagtatatttttaaattatttttcttttatattttaattatcttTATAAATTAGGTGTTCTTGGGCTAGGAAGACCTAAGTTTTGGAGCTGACCCTTTTGAGCTCAAACGTTCTTTTCACAGAATTGTAATTTAGACATTACTTTCATTCAATAAGAGACAGTGATGGTTATAGTTGCAACAGAGCTGATTCTATAAaacatggattttttttttaccttggAAAACACTTTGTTTATCTTCAAAATTTGAGTAGTAGCTGAAATCATAAAATTCCACTATTGTTTTATTATGATCACAACCAAAACCAAAATTGCATAATACAAAATTGCCTTAAAATAGCATGCCTCCAAGTTAATGGACATAAGTACTGACACTAATCTTTTATTACCAAAGTTCATGACATCTTGCTTAGCCCGTCACTCGGTCAAAGATTACCTTCAAGTAACAGGCATGGAAGTGGAACTGTCTGTTGAATATGTTTGAAACAAGTAAAGAAGGATCTTCTTATAGTCAGCAATTTGAGTACCTGTATTTGGGTCGATCAAGAAAGGCACCTGTACGAAGAATGTTTTACTCAATCACCTTGGCTTAGAGTTCTCAACAGATAACATCATGCATGGAAATGAGGCACCTCATAGaggatattttaaaataaaacttcaAGGCCATTAGAGGCAATCCAATGTTGCTATTAGTTTGGTTAAGTCCTAGCAGGAAAAAGACCTTGTATCTCTCTAAGTTAGGGGTCGGAATTATGTTTAGTGAGAAAGTAAATTACTTTCAGGAGATAAGCAAGACCCCGAAAACTTGGTATTTGTAACGTTTACCTTTGGTATCAATAAAAATCTTATAAAACTACTTTCAATTTAGTTATATCTGAGTGTGTCATCCAACCaagatgagaagaaaaaaaaaagtaataaagagACAAGTTGCAGACCTCTTTTGATCCAATTGCATCAATGAGAAACTTAGACCTGGATGATCCTTCTCCAACATTTTGAAGGATGTAAGGAACCTCAAGTTCACATAGTGCCTCACGCACAATTCGTGCATACTGAAAAGAAAGAAGCAAAGAATGTGGTTTCTCAACACAAAATGCATCAAGTATAGCAGTAGTATAGTAGAGAAACAACATTTTTATCCCACTGTCCTGTGATTCGGTTAAAGTTATATATACATGGAATGTGATTAGagatttgttttgttttggttgcagACAACACACATTCTATTTAACATAAGGTAGGTAAGAATTAATATACCTGATTGTTTTCGTATGAGAAAAGTTCCAACATTTTAGGAGGGGGATCTAATCTGGCCTTTTCCCATAGTGTCATTCCTCTCCCTGTTCTCAGAAGTGTTGGCACCCATCCTGTGACCAATGTGCTGCATTGGAAAACATGTTACATATATGCTAAAAACATAATCTGCAATTAGTACACTCAATCAAAGTTTGACAACCACTTAGAATTCAGAAATTGTTTAGCTAGCTAGCAGTAAATGCTGCATACTAATCATTTATAATATCTACAGTGTTAAAGCTTTCTTCACGGGAGTTGACGTTCGTTACCTTTCCAAAAGCCCTGCCGAGGGCTTTCTCCCTTGACCATACTGCTCAAAAAGGTACTTAACAATATCACCTGTCATCAAATGTTGGAAAAATACAAGTTATACAATTGAATTTGATGACGCAATTGCTAACGTTGACCTTTTCTTTTCCCTTAAATATACAGTTCTTAAAAGTTGAGCAAACTACTTCAGGTCAAGTATAAAAGAGTGAATTCATGACATACCACTTTCATACATTGTGATATCGGTATTTGGGTCAATGAGAAATGGAAACCTGCATTAGATCAATACTTTTTAAGCATATTTACTTAGGAAATGTGAAGAGGCAACAAGATGACTTGTTTAAACAAGGTAAATTAAATTTTGACTCATGATCATATGTCAAAAGGCATACTATGAGTTCTTTTAAGAGaccattttgtaaaataaagttAGTAACTACTTACTGCTCTTTGCCACCAAATCTTCTAACCATTTCTCTATGTCTTAGAGACCCTTTGGGACAGGGATATACCTGAAAAAAAGGAATTTGCTATTAAGACTGAATAAACATTGGTCAGAAATCAAGGCAGGACAAAAGGGAGTAAAACCCCAACCATAATGTTTTGCAGTATTCTTCTGAACTTCATGATGTACATGAAAGTTTCTGGACAGAATTCTAAGTACAAAGATAGTATTTTTATTGGACAAAAACTATATGACTGCAAAAAATTGCTTATATGATGAAAAGAATAAGACCAACTTTCCCAAGAAAGAAAGTTAAACActgtaatcaaaattaattttttaaccaCTCACCTCTACAGAAAGATCAAGTTCTGTTATCGCCTCTCGAACCCTCCTGCAAAATGGGCATGCCTCTGTCGACAAAATTAGAATGCATTGCAGCTATGATAAGCTTAATTGATAGATGGAAACTGAAGTTGAGATTTAACTGCATCAGATGCTATAAAACAAAGATTGGAGTTGAATctatacaaattatttattgagATCCATCATGTTAGCATTAAAGGTATATTTTATGCTTTGTGTGGATTGTAATTTAAAGAAAACCAAACTCTTAACATTCTTAACTGTTTTGAACAGTCGGTTAGTATTTTTATAGTTTTGTTAGTTGTGAACTTTGTAAGTTAGTTGGACATGTCAActaatctaacactattatataGTTTAATCCTTTTGACTAAAAAGAGAAGCTAGTGATCGTGTTTTCATGGTGTTCGATAGGCTCATTTCTTCAAGCGTTTGAGAGCTTTACTCTTCGGTTTTGTATCCCAGAATTGTTGACAACTGATTGGTGTTTGTAATTCACATTGAATAGTGGAGCAATTCTTTGGGGGAGAGCTGGACTAGGACTCCTATTGAGATACGAACCAggataattttctttgttttcttctctttagttttctgtttttgtgCATTGTTGATAATCTGATATTTTAACATGTGTTACATTGTTTGATTTTGATTCTAACATAACCTTGAAATAGGTAACATGTACATACCAAATTCAAAAAGCTGTAAACGCATAGGAGGGTCTATGGTGTTGGTGGTACCCAAACTATCTGACAGTGATTTTGACCCCCATGGAAATCTTGCCAAGGAAGACAAAGATGATGTTAACACCTAAAGATATTACCAACAAATAAGGCAAAA
This window harbors:
- the LOC115699671 gene encoding uncharacterized protein LOC115699671; amino-acid sequence: MSLVGLSCTPSTFLYTSNSSQPLPKPSNKICYPSSTLNFSTFSGTIFRYGNWVSPRNKFYAKSSDSDVDNREVDTQFSPQNASLSTNGGNPSTSLLSFLCPLLKFFSGGDPSGERNDTLEVLTSSLSSLARFPWGSKSLSDSLGTTNTIDPPMRLQLFEFEACPFCRRVREAITELDLSVEVYPCPKGSLRHREMVRRFGGKEQFPFLIDPNTDITMYESGDIVKYLFEQYGQGRKPSAGLLESTLVTGWVPTLLRTGRGMTLWEKARLDPPPKMLELFSYENNQYARIVREALCELEVPYILQNVGEGSSRSKFLIDAIGSKEVPFLIDPNTGTQIADYKKILLYLFQTYSTDSSTSMPVT
- the LOC115699663 gene encoding uncharacterized protein LOC115699663 — its product is MKFSVKAWSTGKARTGILQLGNCPASIQTPALLLSTRKGLPHFIPPDLLPSLPFPHSHLLQVSPLHFLEGLSPKTISSLGGLNQMLGLPDYAFAAVARDSMQSLPEYNSTNKIGASFQTRCGRFLIKPVDYVEMISCMRPNVWATLADEVPAWVPEKRNKTSVDRTVRWLDECIVLSSAGGAILGSIVGGSDVEERERCAQEVARRSVSGYLIGGFGLGESIEERPALLNAVTDMLQEEKPRFVCGLGLPEEVLQGVAAGIDLFDSEYIYHLTLGGIALTFPPSGVEINASEFQPSYIGIEQTKINLRATIYRKDTSPIFENCGCYTCQNHTRAYINHLLNVHEMLAHILLEIHNTHHYLSFFKSIREAIEAGEFDKFRHRFIESRCESDDHPAVAVAACV